The Geotalea uraniireducens Rf4 genome window below encodes:
- the tadA gene encoding tRNA adenosine(34) deaminase TadA: MHTCIILPNKPTIIKSAVEKDDVWWMGSAIREAEKAAERGEVPIGAVIVRDGKIISRGYNLREGKQDPAAHAELIAIRKAAKKLGNWRLAGTTLYVTLEPCIMCMGAILLARVEKVVFGCYDPKGGAAGSLYDLSDDKRLNHRVTLVAGIRQAECAALLSGFFAALRAEKKRAKLQ, from the coding sequence GTGCACACTTGCATAATTTTGCCAAACAAGCCGACAATTATAAAAAGTGCAGTCGAGAAGGATGACGTCTGGTGGATGGGGAGCGCCATCCGCGAAGCCGAAAAGGCTGCCGAGCGGGGTGAAGTACCCATCGGCGCAGTCATAGTCAGAGACGGGAAAATTATTTCCAGGGGCTATAACCTGCGGGAGGGGAAGCAGGACCCGGCAGCCCATGCCGAGCTGATAGCCATCCGCAAGGCGGCAAAAAAACTGGGTAACTGGCGACTTGCCGGCACGACGCTGTACGTTACCCTGGAACCATGTATAATGTGCATGGGGGCCATACTGCTGGCAAGGGTCGAAAAGGTCGTATTCGGCTGTTATGATCCCAAGGGAGGGGCGGCCGGTTCCCTTTACGATTTGTCCGACGACAAGCGGCTCAACCATAGGGTAACCTTGGTTGCCGGGATCAGGCAGGCGGAATGCGCGGCGCTTCTGAGCGGGTTTTTTGCGGCGCTCAGGGCAGAAAAAAAGCGGGCAAAGCTACAATAG